The DNA region GACCACCAACGGCAACCTTTCGGGCCGTGCGGCGATCCAGTTCAAGCCGTCGGAAGACATCATGCTCTACGGCTCGTACACCCGCGGCTACAAGGGTCCGGCCTTCAACGTGTTCTTCAACCACACCGCGCCAAACAACGCGGTGCCGATTTCCGAAGAACTGTCGGACAGCTTTGAAATCGGGGCGAAGACGCAGTTCCTCGACAACCGCGTGCAGCTCAACGTCGCGGCCTTCATGGTCGAGTATGACGGGTTCCAGGCGAACAACTTTATCGTCGTCAACACTGCGACGATTTCGAACCTGACCAACGCGGGCACGGTGAAGAGCGAAGGCTTCGAAGCCGATCTGATCGTCAACCCGATCGATGGGCTGAACCTGCGCGCCAGCGCGGCCTATGCGGACGCACGGGTCAAGCAGTTCAACCCGAACCCGACCACCAACGCGCCCGACGCTCGCAACGGCACCGTGCTGCCGCTGGCGCCGAAGTTCGTCTACACCATCGGCGGGGACTACACCAAGGAACTGGGCGGGGTGACGCTGTACCTCAACACGGATTACCGCCACACCAGCACGCAGTTCTCGGACCTTGGCCAGTCGCCGACCACCCAGATCGATCCCTATGGCATCTGGAACGCCTCGGTCGGCTTCTCCGATCCGGACGACAAGTACCGCGTGACCTTCCACGCCCGCAACATCACCGATGACAGCTACGTGCTGCTCAACATCGAGAACGGGCGCCGCTTGCAGATCCCGCGCGATGCCGACCGTTACTTCGGCGTCAGCCTGCGTGTGCGGACGTTCTGACCCGCGTGGCAACTTGAACTCAACAAGGGCCGTCGGAGCGATCCGGCGGCCCTTTTTGTCTGGCCTTGCTTGCCCTGCTGTGTGCTTGAACTCTAGGAACCCGTGATGGCCCAACCTTCCTCGCCCATATCTGCGCGGCTGCGCTGGTCGCTGTTCACGGTGCTGTGCATCGCGGGGGTGTTCAACGCGATGGACCGCCCGATCATCGCGATCCTGAAGCCCGACATGATGGCCGATTTCGGCTGGAGCGACAGTGACTTTGGTGATCTCGCCGCAGTCACGCAGTTCTCGGCCGCCTTCGCTTTCCTGTTCACCGGCTGGCTGGTCGACCGGCTCGGCGTGAACCGATCAATGCAGGTGGGCGCGACCGCATGGAGCCTTGCAGCGGTCGCGCATGGCTGGGCGCTGAGCACTGCGCAAGTGGTCGCCGCTCGCGTCGGGCTTGGCGTGACCGAGGCGGTGCAGACGCCGCTGACGATCAAGACCGTCGCGAGCCTGTTCCCGCCGGACAAGCGCAGCTTCGCCTTCGGCTTTGCGACCATGCTCGCAGGCGCAGGCACTATCGCGATGCCGTTCGTCATCCCGGCACTTGCGCTGGCGGTGGGCTGGCGCGGCGCACTGGTGGCGGGCGGGATCGGCGGATTTCTGTCGCTGCTCGCATGGATGTGGCTGGCGCGCGGGGTGGCGCAATTGCGCGAGCGCACGCTGGCGGACAGCCCCGACCCCGGCGGCGAGAGCGCGCGTTACGGCGCAATCCTCGCCAACCGCGCGACCTGGGCAATCGTCGGGGCCAAAGCGCTATCGGATATGACCTGGTGGTTCATCAACTTCTGGCTGGCGGATTATTACCGCAAGGAATTCGGCCTCACCACGCTGGAACTGGCCGTGCCGCTGGCAATTGCCTTTGCCGGATCAGGCCTTGGCGCGCTGCTGGCGGGGTGGGTGTCGACCCGGCTGCTGGAGCGCGGGCATAGCCCGAACCGGGTGCGCAAGGGCGTGATGCTGGCCTCGGCCCTGCTGGTCGCGCCCCTGCCGCTGGTGCTGGAGCTTAACGCCTTCTGGCCGGTCGCTTGCATGATCGGGGTGGTGATGGCCGGGCATCAGGGCTTCTCGCTCTCGCTGTTCTCGACCATCACCGATGTCGTCCCGAACGCCAAGGTCGGGCGGGTGACCGCGTTCGGCGCGTTCATGGGCAATATGGGCGGGGTGGCGATTTCGCTGATTACTGGCCGCGTGCTCGATGCAGGCTTCGGCTTCGTGCCGCTGTTCATCTTTGCCGCCTCGTCCTATCTGGTTGCGCTGGCGTGGTTCCAGTGGCTGCTGCCGGTGATCCGACGGCCGGAGGAAGAGGCGACGGATCTGCTCGCATAGCCGTCCAAGGCGCCGGTGCGGTTGCATTCAACAGGCTTGCGGAGTAGGACTATGACACCGTGAGACATAAGGCAGGCTGGACGGCATGAAGCGCGATGCGCGCCCCGATTTCGAGGCTTTTGCCGGCGACCTGTTCGGCGAGATCATGCTCGCCGATACGGCTACTGCTGCCGCCGCCAAAGCCGAGAAGAAGCCGCTGTCGCGCTTCGTCCCCGGCTTGGCGATCTGCGCCATTGCCGGAGCGGCGGCGGCTTGGCTCAGCCAGAATTACGGGGTGCCGATCATTCTGGCGGGACTGCTGCTCGGCCTCGCGCTGAACTTTGCGGCCACTGACCCGCGCACCCATGACGGCTTGGACTGGGTCTCGCGCCACGGCCTGCGCGGCGGGATCGTGCTGCTCGGCTTTCAGGTCACGGTGATGCAGGTGCTGGCGATGGGCGTTGTGCCGTTTCTCGGCCTCGCGCTGGTGATGGGCGCCGCGCTCCTCGCCGCGCTCGCAGCCGCCCGCATGACGGGGCAGAGCGCTTCGGTCGGCCTGCTCGGCGGCGGGGCAACCGCGATCTGCGGGGCTTCGGCGGCGCTGGCGCTTTATGGCGTCATCGGGCGCGAGCGGATCGATCAGGCGCTCTTCACGCTGACGCTGGTGATCCTTGCCGCCGCTAGCGCGATTGCGCTCGTTACCTATCCGCCGCTGACCCGGATGCTCGGCTTTAGCGATGCGCAGGCCGGGTTCCTGGTCGGCGCATCGATCCACGATGTCGCGCAGGCGATTGGCGCGGGGTTCGCGGTGTCGGACGCAGCCGGTGCGCAGGCGACCGTGGTGAAGCTCACCCGCGTGGCGCTGCTCGCCCCGCTGGTGACGCTCGCCGCGCTGTGGATCGCCCGCGCCGAGCCGCTGCCCGAAGGCGTGGGCCGGACGCGGGTGCCGATCCTGCCGGGCTTCATTCTGGCCTTCCTAGCGCTGGTAGGGGTGAACTCGTTCGTCACCCTGCCCGCTGACCTTGCGGGCCATGCGCTGACCCTGTCAAAGACCTTGCTGCTGCTCGCCGTCACCGCCACAGCCATGCGGACGCGGACCGACCTGCTGCTTGGATTGGGTTGGCGGTCGGTGATGCCGGTGCTTGCGGCGACCATTGCCTCGCTCGCAGCGGCGCTGGGCTTTGCGTGGTGGATGATCTGATGCCCGATGTGTTCGACCTTGCAGTGATCGGCGGCGGCGTGAACGGCGCCGGGATCGCGCGCGACGCAGCCGGGCGCGGGGCCAAGGTGCTGCTGCTGGAACGCGGCGATCTGGCGGAAGGCACCTCGTCCAACTCCACCAAGCTGATCCACGGCGGCTTGCGCTATCTGGAGCATTACGAATTTGCGTTGGTGCGCGAGGCGCTGACCGAGCGGGAGGTGCTGTGGGGCATCGCGCCGCACATCATCTGGCCGCTGCGCTTCATCCTGCCCCACCGCCCCGGCCTGCGCCCGCGCTGGCTGCTGCGGCTGGGGCTGTTCCTCTACGACCATATCGGCGGTCGCAAATATCTGCCCTCGGCCGAGGGGATCGACCTGACCCGGCACCCCGCCGGCGCGCCGCTCAAGCCAGCATATACCCGCGCCTTTGCCTATTCCGATGGCTGGGTGGATGATGCGCGGCTGGTGGTGCTCAACGCCCGCGACGCGGCGGATCGCGGAGCCGAAGTGCGCACCCGCTGCGAGGTGGCAGCGCTCACCCGCGAAGGCGAACTTTGGCGGATCGACGCGGGGGGCGAAACCTTCCGCGCCCGCGCAGTCGTCAACGCCGCCGGGCCGCGCGTGCTCGACCTGCTGGGCCGCGCGGGCGAGCCGTCTGCGCAAAAGATGCGGCTAGTGCGCGGCTCGCACATCGTTGTCCGCAAGCTGTTCGACCACGACTACGCCTATTTCTTCCAGCTGCCCGACGGGCGGATCTTCTTCGCGATCCCCTACGAACAGGACTTCACCCTGATCGGCACCACCGATGTCGATCACGACGGCAGCCTCGACGAAGTGCGCGCCAGTGCGGAGGAAATCGCTTACCTGTGCGCGGGCGCCTCGGAGTATTTCCGTAAGCCCGTAACGCCTGCTGATGTGGTCTGGACCTATTCCGGAGTGCGCCCGCTGATCGACGATGGTTCGGGCAAGCCGGAGGCAGCGACCCGCGGTTACAGCTTCGAACTCGACGGCGGAGCGGAGGGCGCGGCGCCCTTGCTCTCGGTGTTCGGCGGCAAGATCACCACCTACCGCGAACTCGCCGCCGAGGCGATCCGCCAGCTTGAACCCTTCCTGCCGGTGCTGGAAGGCGAGGATTGGACCGGCAAGGCGTTCTTGCCCGGCGGCGATTTCGGGCGGTTCGATGCGCCCGCCCTCGCCGCTGATCTGGCCGCGCGTCATCCGTTTCTGGGCGAGGTCGAGGCTCACCGCCTGATCCGCCTTTACGGTACTTCGGCCGCCACATTCCTCGGCGATGCTGCCAGCGCAGCGGATTCGGGTGAAGGATTCGGCCACGGGCTGACGGCGGCTGAAGTCGACTACCTCATCACCCGCGAATGGGCCCGCACTGCCGCCGACGTGCTGTGGCGGCGCACCAAGCTCGGCCTGCATTTCACGGACGCGCAAACCGCGCGGCTCGCTGCCTACATCACCGAAAGGATTACCCCCGCATGACCCGAATCGTAGCCCTTGGCGGCACGGTCAATCCCGGCTCATCCACCGAGCAGGCGCTGCGCCTTGCCGCTGGAATCGCGGCGAGCGAAGGGGCAGAAGTGACGGTGTTCGGCGGCGAATATCTGACTGCGCTGCCCCACTACCTCGGCCCGCTGCATGATCCCTCGCAAGGGGCCGAGATGGTCGCAGCCGTGCGCGCAGCGGATGGTTTGCTGATTGCCGCGCCGGGGTATCACGGCACGATTTCGGGCGTGGTCAAGAACGCGCTCGATTACCTCGAAGACCTTTCGCGGGACGAGCGCCCTTACCTTGATGGCCGCGCGGTCGGGCTGATTGCCACTGCGTTCGGCGATCAGGCGTCGATGTCGACCCTGCTCACCATGCGCGCGATCACCCATGCCTTACGCGGCTGGCCCACCCCAATGGGCGCGACGATCCGCACCTATCGCGGGCTGTTCTCGCCCGATGGCGAATGCCTGGATGAACGGGCGCGGGGGCAGCTGGAGCTGGTCGGCAAGCAGGTGGTGCTCGGCGCCAAGAGCTTTGCGGCCGGGAGGGATCTGGCGTGACCAGCGCGGATTTCGACGCGGCGCTCACCGCTGTTGCCGCGGGGCGGATCGTGGTGATTTCGGGCGACCGGCTGCGCGGCGGGGACATCGATCTGATGTGTGCTGCGAAGCACGTCACGCCCGAAGCGATCAATTTCATGGCTACCCACGGGCGCGGGCTGATCTGTCTGGCGGTGACGCCGGAGCGTGCCGACCAGCTGGGCCTCACCCTGGTGAACCCGGGCACCGCACGCCAGACCGGGCGGCCCTTCGCCCGCTCGATTGAAGCGGCCGAGGGCGTCTCCACCGGCATATCCGCGGCTGACCGGGCGCATACCGTCACAGTTGCGATGGCTGACGGGGCGAGTTCGTCGGACATCCACTCCCCCGGCCATGTCTTTCCGCTGATCGGCCAGAGCGGCGGCGTGCTGGCCCGTCCGGCGGCGTGCGAGGCGGCAATCGACCTCGCCCGGATGGCAGGCGCAGGGGACGCGGCGGTAATCTGTTCGATCATGCGCGATGATGGTGAGATGGCGCGGATCGACGATATCGGCGAGCTTATCGCGACCCATGATCTGGCCGTCGCAGAAATCGGCGCATTGATCGCCCGGCTGGAATCAGCGCGGGTCTAATATGAAGGTGGGTGCCGGCCCAACGTGCGGGGGGGCATAGCAAAGCCGGCACCCGCGTGCGTCACCAGCCGAAGCGGATCGACGCACGCAAACTGTAGCCGATATTGCCGAACTGGTTTTCCAGCCCGACTTCACCGGCGATCTTGTAACTGCCGTCCCCGCCCAGCGCGCGGGCGCGAGCGTACCAGCCGCTGTCGCGCCCTTCGGGGGTCAGCGTGAACTGCGCTCCATCGCCAAACTGCGCGCTCGTTGCGCCCAAATCACTCGTCAGCAATTCGCGCCAGCCACCTTCGGCCTCGATCCGGAACCAGCCATTGTCGCGCGCCTGCATACCCCACATATCGACGCCGACGGTGACGCCGCCATTGATGCCGACTTCCTTGCTCGACCGGCCCTGAACCGTCAGGTCCAGCGCATCGCCGCCGCCAGTTTCCTCGTAGCCATCTTCCTTGAGGCGCAGGTAATCGACCACCAGCGAGGGGCGGAAGAAAAAGAACTGGCCGCCGCCTTCAATCGACACGCCGCCGCTGGCCGAGACGAAATCGCCGCTCCAGTCGCGGTTGATGGTGAGGTTTACCGCGTCCTCCCCGGTTCCGCCCGCAAACACACGGCTGCCCGAATAGTCCGACTTACCCGCGCCGACGCGCGCAAAGCCGATCACCGGGCCAAACTTGCCGCGCCAGTGGACGCCGCCTTCGTAGCTGTCACCCATCACAGAATTGTCGAACGGGCCGGACGTGTGCTTGCTCCACAACCAGCTGCCCGTCACCCCGACCGCGCCGAACTTGCTGAGGTATTCCACCCCGCCGCGGAAACCGAGGCCGCTCAGGTCGAACGCCGCCGATTGGCCGCGGTCTTTTTCCGAATTCCAGTTGGCGAAATCGGCGATGATCCGGAACTTGCCTTCTTCATCGAACGGCGAGTTGGGGTCGAGGAAGTGCCGATCAAAGGCGCGCAGGCCTTGGCTCAACCCCTGAAAGGTGCCGCCCGCATAATCGGGCAGGGTCTGGGCGACATAGGCCTGGAACACTTCCGCCGTGCCGATCGACAAGAACAGGTCGGCGACCTTGTCATCCTCGGCTAGAGCGATGAACAGCTTGTCGAAAGCCGCGCTTTCGGCGGTGTTGAGGCCAAGCTCGCCGGTTGCCTTGCGGTTGATCGCGACGTTGATGGTGTTGCCATTCACCGCCAGCGCCGCCTTGTAGAGGAACGGCACCAGCGCAGAATCAGCGGTCAGGTTGCTCGCGCCAGTCAGGCTGCCGGCGGAGATCACCGCATAGGTGCCCCCGGCAGTATTGAGGTCGGAAAGGCGGATGCGAATCTTGGAGCCGCTCGCAAAAGTGGCATTACCGGTGACGGTGATCGCGGTGTCGCTGCCCGCTGCCCCGCCCAGCGTCGCGCCGATCACGCCGGTCGCGCCGACATCGAGGCTGGCGATGGTGGTCGGGCCGTTCAGCGCGAGCGTCCCGCCGCTGAGGCCGACTGCGACATTTTGCGCATTCACCAGCCGCCCGCCGAACCCGGCGGTGTTGGCGATGGACAGCGTGCCAGCCCCGCCGCCGAAATCGACCGTGCCGCTGAAGGCTGCATCACCGCTCATCAGGAAGCGGTTGGTGCCGCCACCGAAGCTGATCGTGCCGCTCGCCACGCCGTCGGCCAGATCGAGCAAGTCGGAACCGCTGCCGAAGCGGATATCGCCGATGATCGAGGGCGCGGCATTGCCGGCGGCAACCACAGTCTGGCGGACGATGCTGTCACCGGTGCGTGCCGAGAGGTCGATTGCGACATTGCGGTTCGAGGTCGCCAGCGCGCCGCTCGCGCTGATCGCGCCGCTGTTCTCGATCAGGCCGAGCGTGCCGGACCGGTCAACGATGGCAAAGGCCCCGCCACCGGACACCGTTGTCGCCGTGATCGACTTGGAGTTGCGCAGCACTGGGAGCGACGCGCCCGCCCCGATCAGCACCCCGGTTGCATCGCCCGTGGTGGTGCCGGAGACCGTCGCGGCGATGGTGCCGCCGTTGCTCAGGATCGGCACGGTCGTGCCTGCCGCAAGCTCAAGAGCGGTGGCATTGGCCCCGCGCGCGGCGGCACCGATCTGACCGTTGATCTGCATCCCGTTGGCGATGGTAACGTTCCCGCTGCGCCCGCCGATCCGCATCCCGGTGCCGTTCACGCCGGTATAGACCCCGTCGCCCAAAATCGTGCCGGCCATGACGATACCGAAATTGTTGGCTGTGCCTTCGGTCGCGCCGATGGCGATATTGCTCGTCCCGCCGATCTGCACCGCGGGCGCCGCGCCGTAGGCAATGATCCGGGTGTTGCCTTCCTTGGCATCCTCGATCCCGTCCTTGTCCTCGTCATTGTCAGTTGTGACGAGATCGGCCGGGGCGATTTCAAAGATGATGCCCTTGGCGACATTGCCTTCGATCACCAAAGCGCTGCCGCCTTGCAGCAGATCGTCCGCATCGAGCCGCGAGGCGTCAGCCGGGGCAGGGACCGAGCGATAGCCGCTCACCGTGATAGCGCTCTGCACCCGCAGCGCGCCGCCAAGATTGCCGCCCAGCACCGCGCCCTGCGCATTGGCTCCGCGCGCGGTGATCTCACCCGCCAGCCGGACATTGCCGGAAACATTGCCAACCGCAACGCCGACCGAATTGTTGCCAGTCACGGTGGTCTTGCCGTCATGAGTGAAGGTGCCGGTGATCGGGCCACTGGCGCGGATGCCAGCGGAGTTGTTGCCCTCGACCACAATCGTGCCGGAGTGGACGAGATTGCCGGTCAGCGCACCATCGATGCGGATCGCGGTGCGGCCGCTGCCGATGGCGAATGGCCCGTCGATGTCGCCATCATTGTCGCTGTCAGTGGGAGTATAGGTCTCGTCGATCGTGATCGTGCCGGTATTGGTGATGTTGGCCGTGCGCGGGCCGGTCACCAGGATGCCGGTCGCATCATTGGCATTGCTGATCGTGATATTGCCCGCGTTGGTGACCGCGTTGTTGCTGTCGACCGTCACCGCCGTGCCGCTGGTCACGGTGACCGAGCCTGCGGTCTCGATCCGCACGTCATTGGGCTGGCCGCCGTTCACGGTCGAGGTCACGACCGGCGTGGTGCGCGCGGTGCTGATGACGGTCTGAGCGGCGAGGGGCTGCGCAAGGGCGACAAGCGCCGTCCCGGCAAGAAGCGTGCGGTGCAGGGCAGTCATCGGGGTATTCTCCTGGTGCTTTTCACCAAGAGACGGAGGCACGGCTGCGCAGCCTTGGCTGCGGCGCGAAAAAAATCAGAAGCGCGTGTCGAACCCGATGCGGATCGTGCGCGGCTGGAGCGGCGTGATTTGTTCGCGGCCAGTGGTGAACGGCGTGCCGAGCGCGAAGCGATTCCCTTCGCTCCCCGCTATGTTGGTGACCGAGAGCGTCAGCCCCGCATTCTCGCGCCCGAAGCGCAGGATCAGCCCGCTGTCGAGGTAATCGCCCTGCAATTCGCCCAGCTCCGGCCCGATCCCGAGCCGGGATTTGCCGACATAGCTGACCCAACCATCCGCCTCGATCGCGGTGCCATTGTCGAAGGCGCGCCGCCATGCGAGCCCCGCCCGGCCCGAAAAGCGCGCGATATTGGGAATGCGGCTGAGGCGGGCGAGCGCGATCAGCACCGGCTCGTCCACATCACTGTCATTGAGAGTCGCGCCGGCCTCAGCCCGCAGTCCGGGGGCGAGGCGGACGCTGCCCGAAACGCTCGCCGCCCAGATCGTGCCATTGCCGATATTCGCGGTCGACGGCAGGCCGCCATCGTCGATGAAATCGGCCTGAATGTCACGCCAACGGGTGTACGAGACGCTGGCAGCGAGGTCGAAAGGCCCGCGTCCCGGAAGGCCCCAGCCGCCGCCAACCTCGATAGTGCGGGCGTAGTCGGAGCGGAACTGGCGCACGAAATCGCCAAAGACAGCCAGCCCACCGGGACGGAAGCCCTCCTGATAGCGGACATAGGCCCGGCCCTGATCCGCGATATCGACCAGCACCGAGGCCGACGGCAGATAGGCAGTCTCACGCCGCTCGGCCGTCACGGCGCGGCCCGCGAGCGCGACTTGCAGCGCGACATTCTCACCCTCACCGCCAATTTCGACATTGGTGACACGCAGGCCCGCCGCCAGCGTCACGGCCGGGAACAGGCGATAGCTGGCCTCGCCATAGCCGGTGATTTCAAACACGGTGTTCTCGACCCCGGTTGCCGCCGCCGCAGGTTCCCCCGCCGGGCCGAGCGCGCGGGTCAGCGTGTTGCGGTTGTCGATTACACTGGTGCCGAGCACCCAGCCGAATTGCTCGCCCACCGGCTGCCAGATCCGGGTTTCATTCGCGATCATGCGGGTTTCGTTGCGCTGGCGGAACAAGCGCGGCGGGCCGCCCGGTTCGGTCGCATCATACCGCTCGGTCAGGTCTTGCGCGCCGATCCCGGTCGAGGACTTGATCCGCACTTCGCCGATCTGCCCGGTGATGACCAACTGGCCTTGCCCGTATTGCGCGCGGCTGCCTTCGGTGACCTGCGCCGAGCTGATAAGGCGCGCGCCCCGGCGGTCGGCATATTGGCTGTCGTCAGCCTCGGTATCCTGCCCCAGCACGATCACATCCGCGCTCCAGCCCGGTGCGATGTCGACGCGCAGCGCTGCGCGGCCTGACAGGATCGCTGTGCGATTGACGTTGCTGCGGCCGATTTCGGGCTTGTCGATATAGCCGCCGAGGCTGGCGACATCGATGTTGGCGCGCAATGTCGCCGTCTCGCCCACCACCGGCAGGTTCAGTGTGGCGTGAAGGTCGCCGCCCGGCTCGCCGTCCGCAATCGCGCTGGCCCCGCCCGAGACGACGAGGCTGGTTTCCCTCGCCTCCGGCGCGCGCGGCACCAGCCGGATGATCCCGCCCAGCGAGCCTGCGCCATAAAGCGTGCCCTGCGGCCCTTCGAGGATTTCGACCCGCTCCATGTCGGACAGGCGCAGATCAGGGTCGGGCGCGTTGTAGCTGAGCCGCAGGTCGCCGAAATACTGGCCCACGGTGGCCTGCGTCGGCCCGGTGAAGCTCGAATCCGCAATGCCGCGAATGAACAGCTTGTTGCGCCCGCTGCCGAGATAGGTCGAACTGACCGTAGCGGCGCGCTGCATGATCTTCTCGGTCCCGCCCACCCCGCCGCGTTCGAGCACCGCGCCGTCGAGCAGCGTCACCTGCCCCGCGATCTCGGCGAAGGTCAGATCGCGCTTGCTGGCGGTGACGATGATCGGCGCGCCTTCGGTCTCAGGCGGGACAGTAGTCGTGGTAGCGGTGGCTGCAACGCGCAACGGACGCGGGCGTTGCATCACTGAAGCGCGGCGCGGCGGCGCCGCCACCAGCCGCCATGCCTTCGGCCCGACCTTGACCGCCTGCATCCCGCTCGCCCGGGCGAGCTTCCTCACCGCGCTTGCAGCATCCATCCGGCCCTTGATTCCGGCCATCCGTTGCCGCCCCAATGCAGGGTCAGCGATAACGATGCTGGCATCTGTCGCCCGTGCAATCGCAATCGCGGCCTCGGCCACCGTACCAGCCGGAATCGCCAGCTCGCGCGCCTGTGCAGCCAGCGGCGCAGGCGCGACCAGCGCGGCCACAATGGCAAGAGGGACG from uncultured Erythrobacter sp. includes:
- a CDS encoding MFS transporter, giving the protein MAQPSSPISARLRWSLFTVLCIAGVFNAMDRPIIAILKPDMMADFGWSDSDFGDLAAVTQFSAAFAFLFTGWLVDRLGVNRSMQVGATAWSLAAVAHGWALSTAQVVAARVGLGVTEAVQTPLTIKTVASLFPPDKRSFAFGFATMLAGAGTIAMPFVIPALALAVGWRGALVAGGIGGFLSLLAWMWLARGVAQLRERTLADSPDPGGESARYGAILANRATWAIVGAKALSDMTWWFINFWLADYYRKEFGLTTLELAVPLAIAFAGSGLGALLAGWVSTRLLERGHSPNRVRKGVMLASALLVAPLPLVLELNAFWPVACMIGVVMAGHQGFSLSLFSTITDVVPNAKVGRVTAFGAFMGNMGGVAISLITGRVLDAGFGFVPLFIFAASSYLVALAWFQWLLPVIRRPEEEATDLLA
- a CDS encoding putative sulfate exporter family transporter; translation: MKRDARPDFEAFAGDLFGEIMLADTATAAAAKAEKKPLSRFVPGLAICAIAGAAAAWLSQNYGVPIILAGLLLGLALNFAATDPRTHDGLDWVSRHGLRGGIVLLGFQVTVMQVLAMGVVPFLGLALVMGAALLAALAAARMTGQSASVGLLGGGATAICGASAALALYGVIGRERIDQALFTLTLVILAAASAIALVTYPPLTRMLGFSDAQAGFLVGASIHDVAQAIGAGFAVSDAAGAQATVVKLTRVALLAPLVTLAALWIARAEPLPEGVGRTRVPILPGFILAFLALVGVNSFVTLPADLAGHALTLSKTLLLLAVTATAMRTRTDLLLGLGWRSVMPVLAATIASLAAALGFAWWMI
- a CDS encoding glycerol-3-phosphate dehydrogenase, with amino-acid sequence MPDVFDLAVIGGGVNGAGIARDAAGRGAKVLLLERGDLAEGTSSNSTKLIHGGLRYLEHYEFALVREALTEREVLWGIAPHIIWPLRFILPHRPGLRPRWLLRLGLFLYDHIGGRKYLPSAEGIDLTRHPAGAPLKPAYTRAFAYSDGWVDDARLVVLNARDAADRGAEVRTRCEVAALTREGELWRIDAGGETFRARAVVNAAGPRVLDLLGRAGEPSAQKMRLVRGSHIVVRKLFDHDYAYFFQLPDGRIFFAIPYEQDFTLIGTTDVDHDGSLDEVRASAEEIAYLCAGASEYFRKPVTPADVVWTYSGVRPLIDDGSGKPEAATRGYSFELDGGAEGAAPLLSVFGGKITTYRELAAEAIRQLEPFLPVLEGEDWTGKAFLPGGDFGRFDAPALAADLAARHPFLGEVEAHRLIRLYGTSAATFLGDAASAADSGEGFGHGLTAAEVDYLITREWARTAADVLWRRTKLGLHFTDAQTARLAAYITERITPA
- a CDS encoding NAD(P)H-dependent oxidoreductase gives rise to the protein MTRIVALGGTVNPGSSTEQALRLAAGIAASEGAEVTVFGGEYLTALPHYLGPLHDPSQGAEMVAAVRAADGLLIAAPGYHGTISGVVKNALDYLEDLSRDERPYLDGRAVGLIATAFGDQASMSTLLTMRAITHALRGWPTPMGATIRTYRGLFSPDGECLDERARGQLELVGKQVVLGAKSFAAGRDLA
- a CDS encoding 3,4-dihydroxy-2-butanone-4-phosphate synthase; the encoded protein is MTSADFDAALTAVAAGRIVVISGDRLRGGDIDLMCAAKHVTPEAINFMATHGRGLICLAVTPERADQLGLTLVNPGTARQTGRPFARSIEAAEGVSTGISAADRAHTVTVAMADGASSSDIHSPGHVFPLIGQSGGVLARPAACEAAIDLARMAGAGDAAVICSIMRDDGEMARIDDIGELIATHDLAVAEIGALIARLESARV
- a CDS encoding autotransporter domain-containing protein; this encodes MTALHRTLLAGTALVALAQPLAAQTVISTARTTPVVTSTVNGGQPNDVRIETAGSVTVTSGTAVTVDSNNAVTNAGNITISNANDATGILVTGPRTANITNTGTITIDETYTPTDSDNDGDIDGPFAIGSGRTAIRIDGALTGNLVHSGTIVVEGNNSAGIRASGPITGTFTHDGKTTVTGNNSVGVAVGNVSGNVRLAGEITARGANAQGAVLGGNLGGALRVQSAITVSGYRSVPAPADASRLDADDLLQGGSALVIEGNVAKGIIFEIAPADLVTTDNDEDKDGIEDAKEGNTRIIAYGAAPAVQIGGTSNIAIGATEGTANNFGIVMAGTILGDGVYTGVNGTGMRIGGRSGNVTIANGMQINGQIGAAARGANATALELAAGTTVPILSNGGTIAATVSGTTTGDATGVLIGAGASLPVLRNSKSITATTVSGGGAFAIVDRSGTLGLIENSGAISASGALATSNRNVAIDLSARTGDSIVRQTVVAAGNAAPSIIGDIRFGSGSDLLDLADGVASGTISFGGGTNRFLMSGDAAFSGTVDFGGGAGTLSIANTAGFGGRLVNAQNVAVGLSGGTLALNGPTTIASLDVGATGVIGATLGGAAGSDTAITVTGNATFASGSKIRIRLSDLNTAGGTYAVISAGSLTGASNLTADSALVPFLYKAALAVNGNTINVAINRKATGELGLNTAESAAFDKLFIALAEDDKVADLFLSIGTAEVFQAYVAQTLPDYAGGTFQGLSQGLRAFDRHFLDPNSPFDEEGKFRIIADFANWNSEKDRGQSAAFDLSGLGFRGGVEYLSKFGAVGVTGSWLWSKHTSGPFDNSVMGDSYEGGVHWRGKFGPVIGFARVGAGKSDYSGSRVFAGGTGEDAVNLTINRDWSGDFVSASGGVSIEGGGQFFFFRPSLVVDYLRLKEDGYEETGGGDALDLTVQGRSSKEVGINGGVTVGVDMWGMQARDNGWFRIEAEGGWRELLTSDLGATSAQFGDGAQFTLTPEGRDSGWYARARALGGDGSYKIAGEVGLENQFGNIGYSLRASIRFGW
- a CDS encoding TonB-dependent receptor, giving the protein MRAFVPLAIVAALVAPAPLAAQARELAIPAGTVAEAAIAIARATDASIVIADPALGRQRMAGIKGRMDAASAVRKLARASGMQAVKVGPKAWRLVAAPPRRASVMQRPRPLRVAATATTTTVPPETEGAPIIVTASKRDLTFAEIAGQVTLLDGAVLERGGVGGTEKIMQRAATVSSTYLGSGRNKLFIRGIADSSFTGPTQATVGQYFGDLRLSYNAPDPDLRLSDMERVEILEGPQGTLYGAGSLGGIIRLVPRAPEARETSLVVSGGASAIADGEPGGDLHATLNLPVVGETATLRANIDVASLGGYIDKPEIGRSNVNRTAILSGRAALRVDIAPGWSADVIVLGQDTEADDSQYADRRGARLISSAQVTEGSRAQYGQGQLVITGQIGEVRIKSSTGIGAQDLTERYDATEPGGPPRLFRQRNETRMIANETRIWQPVGEQFGWVLGTSVIDNRNTLTRALGPAGEPAAAATGVENTVFEITGYGEASYRLFPAVTLAAGLRVTNVEIGGEGENVALQVALAGRAVTAERRETAYLPSASVLVDIADQGRAYVRYQEGFRPGGLAVFGDFVRQFRSDYARTIEVGGGWGLPGRGPFDLAASVSYTRWRDIQADFIDDGGLPSTANIGNGTIWAASVSGSVRLAPGLRAEAGATLNDSDVDEPVLIALARLSRIPNIARFSGRAGLAWRRAFDNGTAIEADGWVSYVGKSRLGIGPELGELQGDYLDSGLILRFGRENAGLTLSVTNIAGSEGNRFALGTPFTTGREQITPLQPRTIRIGFDTRF